A window from Triticum aestivum cultivar Chinese Spring chromosome 6D, IWGSC CS RefSeq v2.1, whole genome shotgun sequence encodes these proteins:
- the LOC123143628 gene encoding histone-lysine N-methyltransferase 2D — MARLATILSFGDRAEEGAGAFPEPQEDYQQEHDDDDDDDAASDASGDSFEFAFARPLAPAGGEALADDLFAHGRILPAYPVFHRRQAHDDDDASAAVTSATAPPSPDTYCAWAPRSAPGSPAREPAAFPKSASTGTGEAARRFRLRDILGSGGRSHSDGKEKFLFLQPTPAKPKSRTSALSTPSAPAAKKTQAQQKQSKKKGAAAAPTEMDMATAHRLFYSKPGAAAGPGGERTTTKTSYLPYRPAIVGFFATAHALRPKHHPY, encoded by the coding sequence ATGGCGCGCCTGGCGACCATCCTCAGCTTCGGGGACCGCGCCGAGGAGGGCGCCGGCGCCTTCCCGGAGCCGCAGGAGGACTACCAGcaagaacacgacgacgacgacgacgacgacgcggcgtCCGATGCCAGCGGCGACAGCTTCGAGTTCGCGTTCGCGCGGCCGCTGGCGCCGGCGGGCGGGGAGGCGCTGGCCGACGACCTCTTCGCGCACGGCCGCATCCTCCCGGCCTACCCGGTCTTCCACCGGCGCCAGgcccacgacgacgacgacgcctcgGCCGCGGTCACCTCCGCGacggcgccgccctcgccggacaCGTACTGCGCGTGGGCGCCGCGGTCCGCGCCGGGGTCGCCCGCGCGCGAGCCGGCGGCCTTCCCCAAGAGCGCGTCcacgggcacgggcgaggccgcgCGCCGGTTCCGCCTCCGCGACATCCTCGGCTCCGGCGGCCGCTCCCACAGCGACGGCAAGGAGAAGTTCCTCTTCCTCCAGCCCACCCCCGCCAAGCCCAAGTCCAGGACCAGCGCATTGTCCACCCCGTCAGCGCCGGCCGCCAAGAAGACACAGGCACAGCAGAAGCAGAGCAAGAAGAAGGGCGCCGCCGCGGCTCCGACGGAGATGGACATGGCCACCGCGCACCGGCTCTTCTACAGCAAGCCCGGAGCCGCGGCCGGCCCCGGCGGCGAGAGGACGACGACGAAAACGTCGTACCTGCCCTACCGGCCGGCTATCGTCGGCTTCTTCGCCACCGCGCACGCGCTGCGCCCCAAGCACCACCCGTACTAG